The region TCGCCGCCGGCACCGCGGTGAGCAGTTGGCCCGGCGGCATCGCCCCGGGCGCGAGCATCGTCTCCGCGCGCATCCTCTCCGACGTGCGCCCGAGCGACGACGGCTCCGGCCAGGGCAACGAAGCGCGCGACGCCGGCGGTCTCGACATCGTCTCGCGCGACCTCATGAACGCCGGCGTGCGCATCATGAACAACTCCTGGGGCGGCCTGTACTGGACCGGCGACAACGTCACCGTCAGTTTCATCAACGCCTACAAGCCCTTCATCGACAACGGCGGCCTGGTCGTGTTCGCGACCGGCAACGAGGGCAAGCCGCAGCCCTCCGACAACGCCTCGCTGCCGAGCCAGGGCGCCGGCGCCAACCTGCTCGAACGTGGCTGGATCGCGGCGGCCGCGCTCGACAGCAACAACCCGACCCAGTTGGCGAGCTACTCCAACGCCTGCGGCATCGCCATGAACTACTGCCTGGTGGCGCCGGGCAACGTCATCGCCACCGGCGTCAACGACCCGGTCGGCAGCCCGACTTACTGGTTCGTCCAGGGCACCTCGTTCGCCGCGCCGCAGGTCTCCGGCGCCGCCGCGCTGGTGTGGCAGGCGTTTCCGTACTTCAACAACGATCTGGTCCGGCAGACTCTGCTCGGCAACGCCAAGGACCTCGGCGCGCCCGGCGTCGACCCGGTGTTCGGACAGGGCCTGCTCGATGTCGGCGCCTCGGTGCGCGGCCCGCATCGGCTCGACTGGGGCGATGTGCGGGTGTCGTTCGACGGCAGCTCGACCTGGTCCAACCCGCTCAGCGGCACCGGGGGCCTGATCAAGGAAGGCAGCGGCACGCTGCGCCTGGACAGCACCACCGCGCATACCTACACCGGCACCACCGACGTCGCCGGCGGCGTGTTGCGGCTTGCCGACAACGCCTCGACGGTGTCGCCGACGACGGTGCGCGCCGGCGCCACCTTGGTCGGCGGCAACGGTGCGCGCATCGGCAACCGCGTCGACAGCCAGGGTGCGGTGCGGGTCGAAGGCGCCAGCCTGCGCGTCGACAGCTATCAGCAATCCGCCGCTGGGCAGCTGCAGTTCTTCATCGGTTCCAAGCTCGAAGTGACCGGCAACGCCAGCCTGGCCGGCAACGCCCACGTGCTCGGGCAGTTGCCCGGCTATACCCGTTCCAGCCGCGAGGTGTTCGTCAACGCCGGCAGCATCAGCGGGGCGTTCGCCTCGTTGACGACCGCCTCGAACGTATTCCTGGTGGCGGTGCCGGGCTATAGCAGCACCCAGGCCTGGCTCGACATCGTCTCGCTCAACATCACCGCCGCCGCGCAGTCGATGGGCGTGCAGGGCGCCGCGGCCGCGGCCGCCGAACGCGTCGACGGCGCTTTCGACGAACTCGACCGCAACACCGTCGTCAGCGGCGGCCCCGGCGCGCAGGGCGCCTTCAGCGCCGCGGCCGGCGCCTTGCAGCAGTCGGCCACGCCGGAGATCGCCAAGCGCTCGCTGGCCAGCCTGTCCGGCGAGCTGCACAGCGCCGACGCTGCGTTCGCGATGATGGCGATCGAAGGCAACCGCCGCGCGCTGGAATCGCGCCTGGATG is a window of Lysobacter antibioticus DNA encoding:
- a CDS encoding autotransporter serine protease, with the protein product MKRFGPAARCSSRLALCALSLAILSACGGGGGGGDAVRPTPPPATPPPTPPPAPNPAQPAADAHLALTNTRAAHALGLTGQGVRIGVVDSGVRRTHPALAGRVGPMLIYTDPRTNNHAIDDVLGHGTYVAQIAAGTAVSSWPGGIAPGASIVSARILSDVRPSDDGSGQGNEARDAGGLDIVSRDLMNAGVRIMNNSWGGLYWTGDNVTVSFINAYKPFIDNGGLVVFATGNEGKPQPSDNASLPSQGAGANLLERGWIAAAALDSNNPTQLASYSNACGIAMNYCLVAPGNVIATGVNDPVGSPTYWFVQGTSFAAPQVSGAAALVWQAFPYFNNDLVRQTLLGNAKDLGAPGVDPVFGQGLLDVGASVRGPHRLDWGDVRVSFDGSSTWSNPLSGTGGLIKEGSGTLRLDSTTAHTYTGTTDVAGGVLRLADNASTVSPTTVRAGATLVGGNGARIGNRVDSQGAVRVEGASLRVDSYQQSAAGQLQFFIGSKLEVTGNASLAGNAHVLGQLPGYTRSSREVFVNAGSISGAFASLTTASNVFLVAVPGYSSTQAWLDIVSLNITAAAQSMGVQGAAAAAAERVDGAFDELDRNTVVSGGPGAQGAFSAAAGALQQSATPEIAKRSLASLSGELHSADAAFAMMAIEGNRRALESRLDAQYLHPSDGAWADRIDAQRATAGRFDLDANGWIVGHDQRQGALRYGAALSQTDGYARHELRRDRERNRQIEGQFYAAWNRGGHYLLGRAALGRMERDLEREVMLGAADFGVGTRYANRYLQLDAQLGHRFEGANGMVTPYVGVQSVRLDRSGFDEPGAAGFGLRAGDSTLSATQALLGARMQREWRFGSALLTLDGRAEWQRTLAQSGDFIDARFTALDVWSPIASEPLARDVGVFGLGLSTRFGRGSVLRFDFDQRRERGEDYLRAFASWTVPF